The following is a genomic window from Adhaeribacter radiodurans.
GGGCAAACCAATTCCGTTCGGGTAAAAACTACTGGTTTAGGTATTTTTCCGGGGGAACATCCGGTTGTGTTTGTGCCCGTTATTCGGGCCGATGGTTTTAACCAGGTTCATGCCGAACTATACCGGGGCATCCGGACATTCAGTAGAAATACCATAAATTTTTATGATCCGGATAATTGGGTGCCGCATATCTCCTTGGCGCTCCGCGATACTACCCCTAAAATATTGCCTGAGATAATAAGTTACTTAAATAAACGAACGTATAACTGGGATATTGAACTTAACAATTTTAGTATTTTACGAAGCGAAAACAACCAATTCCGGCAAGATACTACCTACTTGTTTACCTCTAAACCAGTGGTAATTAATTAGAAACGAGAAGCACCTTTCTTGTATTTTTATCCCTTTGAGTATATTTAATAAACTTGTCCCTATTTAATATAATAAGCTGAATTTTCCTCATAATAGCATAGTAACATACAACAGCTTTATAACGTTAAAATTTTAGTATTTTATAAAGAAATACCAAGAATATCTTCTGTTTACTTTATTTGATAGCTTAGCAAAAACAGGAGCATATTTTTATCAACGGATAATTTCTGGTAAATTAAAAATCCACTACCTTTTTCCAGCCTAAGTTCAGCCGTAACTTTTTTAACTTTAATACCGGCACCTGCTACTACCCCTACCTCAAAGTTGCGGGGGTCTGTTATAAGTGGTGCATCTTTAACTTCGTTGTAAGTACTATGTTTTGCTACTGTTTGTACTCGAGTATCTAGATTTAACAATCTGTTGAAGGTAATGCCTGCATTTAGAAAAGGCTGGTAGTTTGGGTTCATCCAGGAATAGCGCACCAGCGAACTTAAACCTATATAATCCGCCTTAATTGTAACAGTACCACTCTCGTCCGTAAAACCGTCTTTTAATCGGTATTTGCTCTTCGTGTAGTTTTTCTTCCAGGTTACTTCATTATAAATCGACCACTTTTGGCGGTTTTGAGGCAATAAAACCTGAAAAGCTAATCCAACCATCGGGTTAGATTGCCAATCAAACTTAGTATCCGTTAAATACTTGTTTCTTTCTCCTTTGAAGGTGTATCGGGTACTATTGGCTCCGGCTACAATATTAAATTTTAGCTCATGCTTATCCAGAGCAGTTTTAAATTCAGCTTCACTTACCGGATTTAAGCAAGTGTTATATTTTTCAATCAAGGTTGTTAAAGCAAATTTTGTATAGGTGGTATTCTTAATTAAAGGTACAAGCGACGCACATTCAGTAAGATAGGTATACTGCAACTGATCTTTATATTGATTATAGGTGCCTAAAAATTGTTGTCGATTTTTAGTAACCAAATAATTTCGTTGAATTAACTCTTTAATAGCATTATTTTTAATCTGAATGAAGAAGTGAGTTTTATGATTGGCATCGCTTAAGTGGTATAAGTTAACGTTGCCTTTTACCAGTTCCTGCAGAAATACAGTGTCCGTTCTTATCTTAGGTTTAGCTATAAGCAATAGTTCTTCCACTCGGGTGGGAGTAGCATCTACCTGTACAACACTTCTACGATATGAATTGCCTGTTTCAGCACCAAATCCCATAATTTGGCTAATTCCGAACCGCTGCTTCTCGCTTTCTATATTTTTCTTAAAATAAATAAAATCAGGATTGCGTTCCCAATTTTGATCATCAATCAATCCCGAAAGAGTATCTTGAGAAGGCAGAATTATATAGCCTTTCACATAATTTTTTTGAGCGTAGGCAGTGTTTGATAAAACCAATACCAAGAGGCTTACCCAAGTGAAATGAGTAAATTTTTTAAACATGATTACTGATATGAAAGTGCTTTTATTCAGCGGATTATAATTGGAAATTACTAAATTGGTTCAATTAGGCTTATATATAATCTTGGGTAAGATTACAGGGAATTTCTATGATTTTAAGAGAAGGATTGAGATTAGACCGGTTCAAACAAGCGGCTTCCCGGAAATTTAATCTAAACACTAAATCTACTTTTTGGGACTATTTACTTTTCTTACATGTATTACCGTTCAAGTTTATTGATTCTTAATTTAATCGGTAAGAAAGTAAAACTTGTATCATTTGTTTGGATGATTTTAGGGCTGTATAAGCCGACATTCCATTACCTTTTTCCAGGCGTATTTCACCGCTAATCCGGTTAGATGTAACTCCCGCACCAACTACCAGCGCTTGCTCATACTTTCTATAGTCGGCTAAAACTGCGGTTGTACTTTCCTGATCTGGAGCGTAAAAGTGCGTAGTTTTATTATGGCTATTTACGCTTGTTAAAGCTATATTTTGAGCAATGCCAGCGTTAATGAATGGTTTTAAATGGGCTAAGGGCCAGGTATAACGGAGCAGATTAGCTACTCCCACGTAACCAAAACCCAATTTATAGATGCCTTTTTCATAATTATCCGCCGATTTAGTAAATTCGTAAGATGCTTGGGTTTTATAAGGTTTCCAGGCTAATTCGTTGTGCATTGACCATTTTCTTCGGTTACGATCCATTATAAAATCCAGATGTAATCCCAAAATATAGTTTACTGTTGTTTCAAACTTATTATCTACTAATTTGGAATTGGTGTATTGCCCAGAAAAAGTTAGATTAGTCTGGCTAACTCCCGCCACCAAACCAAACAAAATATTTGCTTCAGATTTAATTGGCGTTATTTGGTTGGTAACACCTGATTTTAAATTATTATACTTTTCTATGAGATGAATAAGATCGTTTTGCCGGAAATTTACTTTATTGATTTCGGAATGTAAGGCTAAACAGTCAGCTAATAAATTAATTAGTTGGCTCTTATAGGTGTCAGAAGTAACTACTAGATACTTGCCTTTTACATTAGTAATAGATTTTGCCTGTATTAGCTCGGTAATAGGATTATTAAGTTTTTGCGCATAAAAATGCACTTTGGCATTTTCATCTTTTAAATAATATAAGTTGGTGTAACCCTTCACTAATTGAGTAAGGAAAACCGTATCCTGGACTATAAAGTTGCTGGTTTGTTCAGAAACCTCAAGGAGAGAAGCAAGATCAGTCGGAGATTTATCAACCAATACAATTTGGCTGCTGTACTGTTCACCCAAACGTAAACCAAATCCTAGAATATCACTTGGTTTGTATTTTTGAACAACGGAGCTTTCGTCTTTCTTAAAAGAGATCACTTTCGGGTTTTTGCCCCAATTTTGATCATCAATCAAACCTTGCACCGAATCCTGAGAAGGTAAAATCAAGTAAGCTTGAGTAAAGTTTTTTTGACTAAAGGATTTAAAGGGAATAAACAAAAGCAAGAAGCTTACCCATATAATAAAAGTAAATATGCGTTGCATAATATATATTAATATTATTAAATATATAATTTATGCAATATTAATTAAAAAGCCGGAAACTTTTGCAAGCTCCGGCTTTAAATATACTATATTTTTAATATTATAAATCCAATACGATGGCAAAGATTAAAGGTGCCACAATGGTAGCATCCGATTCAATAATGTATTTAGGTGTTTCTTTGCCTAACTTACCCCAGGTAATTTTTTCGTTCGGTACAGCTCCGGAGTAAGAACCGTAACTGGTAGTAGAATCAGAAATCTGGGCAAAATAACCCCACAAAGGAACTCCGGTGCGTTGTAAATCCTGGTGCAGCATAGGTACTACGCAAATTGGGAAATCGCCGGCAA
Proteins encoded in this region:
- a CDS encoding 2'-5' RNA ligase family protein; the encoded protein is MMVAVVSLLDAEHSKIVNGIIDDLERIFGLRGVKITADPHITWLICEVEKLAQLKTYLSEAAGQTNSVRVKTTGLGIFPGEHPVVFVPVIRADGFNQVHAELYRGIRTFSRNTINFYDPDNWVPHISLALRDTTPKILPEIISYLNKRTYNWDIELNNFSILRSENNQFRQDTTYLFTSKPVVIN
- a CDS encoding porin family protein; translated protein: MFKKFTHFTWVSLLVLVLSNTAYAQKNYVKGYIILPSQDTLSGLIDDQNWERNPDFIYFKKNIESEKQRFGISQIMGFGAETGNSYRRSVVQVDATPTRVEELLLIAKPKIRTDTVFLQELVKGNVNLYHLSDANHKTHFFIQIKNNAIKELIQRNYLVTKNRQQFLGTYNQYKDQLQYTYLTECASLVPLIKNTTYTKFALTTLIEKYNTCLNPVSEAEFKTALDKHELKFNIVAGANSTRYTFKGERNKYLTDTKFDWQSNPMVGLAFQVLLPQNRQKWSIYNEVTWKKNYTKSKYRLKDGFTDESGTVTIKADYIGLSSLVRYSWMNPNYQPFLNAGITFNRLLNLDTRVQTVAKHSTYNEVKDAPLITDPRNFEVGVVAGAGIKVKKVTAELRLEKGSGFLIYQKLSVDKNMLLFLLSYQIK
- a CDS encoding outer membrane beta-barrel protein, producing MQRIFTFIIWVSFLLLFIPFKSFSQKNFTQAYLILPSQDSVQGLIDDQNWGKNPKVISFKKDESSVVQKYKPSDILGFGLRLGEQYSSQIVLVDKSPTDLASLLEVSEQTSNFIVQDTVFLTQLVKGYTNLYYLKDENAKVHFYAQKLNNPITELIQAKSITNVKGKYLVVTSDTYKSQLINLLADCLALHSEINKVNFRQNDLIHLIEKYNNLKSGVTNQITPIKSEANILFGLVAGVSQTNLTFSGQYTNSKLVDNKFETTVNYILGLHLDFIMDRNRRKWSMHNELAWKPYKTQASYEFTKSADNYEKGIYKLGFGYVGVANLLRYTWPLAHLKPFINAGIAQNIALTSVNSHNKTTHFYAPDQESTTAVLADYRKYEQALVVGAGVTSNRISGEIRLEKGNGMSAYTALKSSKQMIQVLLSYRLN